The Candidatus Melainabacteria bacterium genome includes a window with the following:
- a CDS encoding WG repeat-containing protein, whose amino-acid sequence MTEFREKVEQPELVVHGESTKRLIASEQASESQGECQSGVVEDAPAPGPGTGPGAFSTSSGSPLSGEVAPAGKANPVTDSVTRKVELIPEKKSNGPTGPVTPGLNRHRAIIGACIALSLAVFGLSFTDLSSLFEKSGKLNSSMQFTANSKQNKLQDNLDYIDDGPASEGLRAVRSSTWEDNISLIGFADETGTLVVPRNYIQVSSFKDGLAAVKFKISQSDSKTNSDHWGYIDKKGQTILAPIYTYAGNFQDGVAPVVINDFGALIDKNGKVIRKSTGHGAPARIGNLFSIKDENGFVGMVDAAGNYVVPPKYERIEKIAEDPLQPTKEREYDPDFLQVWLNGRCGLLDQTGKTLIPPKYESISTYNRGYATVTEKGNCGMVDSHGNYLLEPKYKLITMYDDVIAALDYEQNWRLFDSRGKLLPTKIDGAIADHTQPWLYDGMGAVIIGDKCGYINSKGEIAIRPQYDYAIRFSNEYGLVQQKGVWHYLDRTGNLATDKSFVSAKIFNNGNASVAVMGPLFEILNGSKLETEAAKSSSARRKFQIGEGNT is encoded by the coding sequence ATGACCGAGTTTCGCGAAAAGGTTGAGCAACCGGAATTGGTTGTACACGGCGAATCAACAAAACGTCTTATCGCTTCAGAGCAAGCTTCTGAATCACAAGGTGAATGCCAATCTGGGGTCGTTGAAGATGCACCTGCACCTGGACCTGGAACCGGACCTGGCGCATTCTCGACCTCTTCCGGATCCCCGCTCTCAGGCGAAGTCGCTCCAGCAGGGAAGGCCAATCCCGTCACAGATTCAGTGACACGTAAAGTCGAATTGATCCCAGAAAAAAAATCAAACGGCCCGACCGGCCCCGTGACCCCTGGTCTGAATCGCCATCGCGCCATTATAGGAGCCTGCATCGCTCTGTCTCTAGCAGTTTTTGGTCTATCTTTTACTGATTTGAGCAGTCTTTTTGAGAAGTCCGGCAAACTCAATTCGAGCATGCAATTTACGGCCAATAGTAAACAGAACAAGCTACAGGATAACCTGGACTATATTGATGACGGTCCGGCTTCTGAGGGATTGCGTGCGGTACGATCGTCAACCTGGGAAGACAACATTAGCCTCATAGGATTTGCCGACGAAACGGGAACTCTAGTTGTGCCTCGAAATTACATACAGGTGAGCAGCTTTAAGGACGGTCTGGCAGCAGTTAAGTTCAAGATTTCCCAATCAGATTCAAAAACAAACTCTGACCATTGGGGATACATCGACAAAAAAGGACAGACGATACTAGCTCCAATCTACACCTATGCCGGGAACTTCCAAGACGGCGTCGCACCAGTGGTGATTAACGATTTTGGTGCTCTGATTGACAAAAATGGCAAAGTTATTCGAAAAAGCACCGGTCACGGCGCTCCTGCGCGGATTGGAAACTTGTTCAGTATTAAAGACGAGAACGGTTTTGTTGGTATGGTTGACGCCGCAGGAAACTACGTAGTGCCACCAAAATACGAAAGAATCGAAAAAATTGCAGAAGATCCATTGCAGCCAACCAAAGAAAGAGAATACGATCCTGACTTTTTGCAAGTATGGCTAAACGGTCGATGCGGACTGCTTGATCAAACAGGAAAAACGCTCATACCTCCGAAGTATGAATCGATTTCTACGTACAACCGCGGTTATGCAACTGTGACTGAGAAGGGCAATTGCGGAATGGTTGATTCTCACGGCAACTACCTGCTCGAGCCGAAATACAAATTAATCACTATGTACGATGACGTCATAGCAGCCCTTGATTATGAGCAAAACTGGAGACTCTTCGATTCCAGGGGCAAACTGTTACCGACCAAAATTGATGGGGCAATAGCAGACCATACTCAACCATGGCTTTATGACGGCATGGGCGCGGTAATCATCGGGGATAAGTGCGGATACATTAACAGCAAAGGTGAAATCGCAATTCGACCACAGTATGACTACGCAATTCGCTTTTCTAACGAATATGGTCTCGTACAACAAAAAGGAGTGTGGCACTATCTCGACAGAACAGGGAACTTAGCAACAGATAAGTCATTTGTAAGTGCAAAAATCTTCAATAACGGCAACGCCTCCGTGGCGGTTATGGGGCCTCTATTCGAGATCCTCAATGGCAGCAAATTGGAAACGGAAGCAGCAAAGTCATCGAGTGCAAGAAGAAAGTTTCAGATTGGAGAGGGCAATACGTAG